Proteins from a genomic interval of Kitasatospora herbaricolor:
- a CDS encoding nitroreductase family protein: MGYAHAYANAVMQRGRVPMEPADFVPDWADRPRKGKFYPRAEHFPLPDSDAPADATVQDGLFGPPRDGGFTPALLGGMLQDSYGLTGRRLAVHANSDLGTLPLYTHANWSRGTASGGGLYPIGIHWVAGPSGPLTPGVYHYATPHHSMQRLLAGDVSAEVRAALGGGADGPPGAPSHDRGTDQFLVLGVKFWQNAFKYNSFAYHVVTMDVGALLGTWRLWARARGLEIRPVLWFDETRIGNLLGLSPEEEGVFAVVPLRWQRPATGPAGPVTGPDTGDAPAPPPASASASAPTGGGARVRIGEQEKSRRVLGFETVRRIHAATLAGAADRPPADALARALVRPAAPAAPTAPTGGEVVPLPRPDRLALGVREALRARRSSFGRFTATVPVRAGELAAALAAAAAGGDLGSDAQAPGGPPLTSLYVFVNRIEAVPAGTYAYDGPTGALRLLKPGPPGAFLQENYFLSNYNLEQAGAVIVPAAPTAAVLDAVGDRGLRLVNATVGAISQAVYTACAALHLACGVALGFDCVSYAEELGLDGPGETPLLIMMIGHERPHPADFSHAIA, from the coding sequence ATGGGCTACGCCCACGCGTACGCGAACGCGGTGATGCAGCGGGGCCGAGTCCCCATGGAGCCGGCGGACTTCGTGCCCGACTGGGCCGACCGGCCCAGGAAGGGCAAGTTCTACCCGCGGGCCGAGCACTTCCCGCTGCCCGACAGCGACGCACCCGCCGACGCGACCGTCCAGGACGGGCTGTTCGGACCGCCCCGGGACGGTGGGTTCACGCCGGCCCTGCTCGGCGGGATGCTGCAGGACTCCTACGGCCTGACGGGCCGCCGGCTGGCCGTCCACGCCAACTCGGACCTCGGCACCCTGCCGCTCTACACCCACGCCAACTGGTCGCGCGGCACCGCCTCCGGCGGCGGCCTGTACCCGATCGGCATCCACTGGGTCGCCGGGCCGAGCGGCCCGCTCACCCCCGGGGTCTACCACTACGCCACGCCGCACCACTCGATGCAGCGGTTGCTGGCCGGCGACGTCTCGGCGGAGGTCCGCGCCGCGCTCGGCGGCGGGGCGGACGGGCCGCCGGGTGCACCGTCCCACGACCGGGGAACCGACCAGTTCCTGGTGCTGGGCGTGAAGTTCTGGCAGAACGCCTTCAAGTACAACAGCTTCGCCTACCACGTGGTCACCATGGACGTCGGCGCCCTGCTAGGCACCTGGCGCCTGTGGGCCCGGGCCCGGGGCCTGGAGATCAGGCCTGTGCTGTGGTTCGACGAAACCCGGATCGGGAACCTGCTCGGGCTCTCCCCCGAGGAGGAGGGCGTCTTCGCGGTGGTCCCGCTCCGCTGGCAACGCCCGGCGACCGGTCCGGCCGGTCCGGTGACCGGCCCCGACACCGGGGACGCCCCGGCCCCGCCCCCCGCATCCGCATCCGCATCCGCACCGACCGGCGGCGGGGCCCGGGTGCGGATCGGGGAGCAGGAGAAGTCCCGGCGCGTCCTCGGCTTCGAGACCGTCCGGCGGATCCACGCCGCGACCCTGGCCGGCGCCGCCGACCGTCCGCCGGCCGACGCCCTGGCCCGGGCACTGGTCCGCCCGGCCGCCCCTGCCGCCCCGACCGCCCCGACCGGCGGCGAGGTGGTGCCGCTCCCCCGGCCCGACCGGCTCGCGCTCGGCGTGCGCGAGGCCCTGCGGGCCCGCCGCAGCAGCTTCGGCCGGTTCACCGCGACCGTCCCGGTCCGCGCCGGGGAACTGGCCGCGGCGCTGGCGGCCGCCGCGGCCGGCGGCGACCTGGGCAGCGACGCGCAGGCCCCCGGCGGGCCGCCGCTCACCAGCCTGTACGTCTTCGTCAACCGGATCGAGGCGGTACCCGCCGGCACCTACGCCTACGACGGCCCGACCGGCGCTCTGCGGCTGCTGAAACCAGGCCCACCGGGCGCCTTCCTGCAGGAGAACTATTTCCTCTCCAACTACAACCTGGAGCAGGCGGGCGCGGTGATCGTCCCGGCCGCTCCCACCGCGGCCGTGCTGGACGCGGTCGGCGACCGAGGGCTGCGCCTGGTCAACGCCACCGTCGGGGCGATCTCGCAGGCCGTCTACACCGCCTGCGCCGCACTCCACCTCGCCTGCGGCGTCGCGCTCGGCTTCGACTGCGTCTCGTACGCCGAGGAGCTCGGGCTCGACGGCCCCGGCGAGACGCCACTGCTGATCATGATGATCGGCCACGAGCGGCCGCACCCGGCCGACTTCAGCCATGCCATCGCCTGA
- a CDS encoding lantibiotic dehydratase, with protein sequence MPSPEPPEDPLNEHAPAEERSAGRPPAGEPRAAALSPRFVLRAAGLPIEAVHGLRGPRTRRWADRLLDEEERLAGLGARLGEPLAALVPAAPDERLRRQVLAVRRAVFNHRPPRDVSDVLALAARSDGPAHRLLADWLDARHRLTALQARGEAVLADELINSRAELRRLAGLPVLRLGLLLASPTLDGKLDAFIAGPATAPDKRGRRMERSLLSYLYRTACKTSPFSTLTTVSPGVFRLPTDGVTAGPAGQLPAMEDVLLDGEPAGHVRLNVVVLSRLAELVAADPERRRDLPLTVASGWALDEDRVRYVRRSVTAGDDSAAVSFDAAQDRLFFLRLSGALEQVLDLLRTAPLVRYGELAALLATGTGAGPVEAEQYLTALLDLGILQLPWLATDVHSRDPLSSFRRALRDLDRPWAGVLADRLDGPARRLAGYPTADTAGRRSLLAGLRRDLLDVQRALGAPEPTLPQTLLYEDVAGPPVAADAGPWARLAAGPLESLTRILPLFDVALAQRLTLKGFFLVRYGRGGRCEDLLKLVHDFHEDIFNQYLQFTSRRPATGPDGAHPPEENWLGMPEITALDRARSELSLRMQALWEGRAAGAEELELDDATVAAVAAELAPLPGGFAPYSHFLQLARRDGDPLVVLNNSYGGLCFPFTRFTHCFDPAEDAATEPPEPAGTAGDGPEAGPAAGLVAGLRRTLQGLQPAGSVFAEVTAGAATTNLNLHARLTEFEIVCPGETSTAPSAARIRLDDLYVEHDPAADRLVLRSRRLRREVVPLYLGYLVPMVLPEIPRTLLLFSPTSRVTPDAWRGVPAGPADGGVTHRPRLRHGSLVLHRRSWSAGPGALPEPRPGEGEAARYLAWQRWRRRHALPAQVFARVRPEPGPGGAAGWQGATKPQYVDFDSPLSLTALDALLAGGPARVVLEEMLPGEQALHVRSPLGRHVAELAVETVPRAAAAAAPEQQGAHGHD encoded by the coding sequence ATGCCATCGCCTGAACCCCCGGAGGACCCCTTGAACGAGCACGCCCCGGCGGAGGAGCGGTCGGCCGGGCGACCGCCCGCGGGCGAGCCCCGCGCCGCAGCCCTGAGCCCCCGGTTCGTGCTGCGCGCGGCCGGCCTGCCGATCGAGGCCGTGCACGGCCTGCGCGGCCCGCGGACCCGCCGCTGGGCGGACCGACTGCTCGACGAGGAGGAGCGGCTGGCCGGGCTCGGGGCCCGGCTCGGCGAACCGCTGGCCGCGCTGGTCCCGGCCGCCCCGGACGAGCGATTGCGCCGCCAGGTGCTCGCCGTCCGCCGCGCGGTGTTCAACCACCGGCCGCCCCGGGACGTCTCCGACGTCCTGGCCCTGGCCGCCCGCTCCGACGGCCCGGCCCACCGGCTGCTGGCCGACTGGCTGGACGCCCGCCACCGGCTGACCGCCCTGCAGGCCCGGGGTGAGGCCGTGCTGGCCGACGAACTCATCAACAGCCGGGCGGAGTTGCGGCGACTGGCCGGCCTCCCGGTGCTGCGGCTGGGCCTGCTGCTGGCCTCCCCCACGCTGGACGGCAAACTGGACGCCTTCATCGCCGGCCCGGCCACCGCCCCGGACAAGCGCGGCCGCAGGATGGAGCGCTCACTGCTCTCCTACCTCTACCGAACGGCCTGCAAGACCAGCCCGTTCAGCACCCTCACCACCGTGTCCCCCGGCGTCTTCCGTCTTCCCACCGACGGCGTGACGGCCGGTCCTGCCGGGCAACTCCCGGCGATGGAGGACGTGTTGCTGGACGGCGAACCGGCCGGCCACGTCCGGCTGAACGTGGTGGTCCTGAGCCGGCTGGCCGAGCTGGTCGCCGCCGACCCCGAGCGCCGCCGCGACCTGCCGCTCACCGTCGCCTCCGGCTGGGCGCTGGACGAGGACCGGGTCCGCTACGTCCGCCGGTCGGTGACGGCCGGCGACGACAGCGCCGCCGTCAGCTTCGACGCCGCGCAGGACCGGCTGTTCTTCCTGCGGCTCAGCGGCGCCCTGGAGCAGGTGCTGGACCTGCTGCGGACCGCGCCGCTGGTCCGGTACGGGGAGCTGGCCGCACTGCTGGCCACCGGGACTGGCGCCGGCCCGGTCGAGGCCGAGCAGTACCTGACCGCCCTGCTGGACCTCGGCATCCTCCAACTCCCTTGGCTGGCAACCGATGTGCACAGCCGCGATCCGCTCAGCTCGTTCCGGCGGGCCCTGCGCGACCTCGACCGCCCCTGGGCCGGCGTCCTGGCCGACCGGCTGGACGGACCTGCCCGCCGGCTGGCCGGCTACCCGACCGCCGACACCGCCGGGCGCCGCTCCCTGCTGGCCGGGTTGCGCCGCGATCTGCTGGACGTACAGCGCGCGTTGGGCGCACCGGAGCCCACGCTGCCGCAGACCCTGCTGTACGAGGACGTGGCCGGCCCGCCGGTGGCGGCGGACGCCGGCCCGTGGGCGCGGCTGGCGGCCGGACCGCTGGAGTCGCTGACCCGGATCCTGCCGCTCTTCGACGTGGCCCTCGCCCAACGCCTCACCCTGAAGGGCTTCTTCCTGGTGCGGTACGGCCGGGGCGGCCGCTGCGAGGACCTGCTCAAACTGGTGCACGACTTCCACGAGGACATCTTCAACCAGTACCTGCAGTTCACCTCGCGGCGCCCGGCCACCGGCCCGGACGGCGCCCACCCGCCGGAGGAGAACTGGCTGGGCATGCCGGAGATCACCGCCCTCGACCGCGCCCGGAGCGAACTCTCCCTCCGGATGCAGGCGTTGTGGGAGGGGCGGGCCGCCGGGGCCGAGGAACTCGAACTGGACGATGCCACGGTGGCCGCGGTGGCCGCCGAACTCGCACCCCTCCCAGGAGGTTTCGCACCGTACAGCCACTTCCTTCAGCTGGCCCGGCGCGACGGCGACCCGCTGGTGGTGCTCAACAACTCCTACGGCGGCCTCTGCTTCCCGTTCACCCGCTTCACCCACTGCTTCGACCCGGCCGAGGACGCCGCTACGGAGCCGCCGGAACCGGCCGGCACAGCCGGTGACGGACCGGAGGCCGGACCGGCCGCCGGGCTGGTCGCCGGGCTGCGCCGGACGCTGCAAGGCCTGCAACCTGCCGGCTCGGTCTTCGCCGAGGTCACCGCGGGCGCCGCCACCACCAACCTCAACCTGCACGCCCGGCTCACGGAGTTCGAGATCGTCTGCCCCGGCGAGACCAGCACCGCCCCCTCGGCCGCCCGGATCCGGCTCGACGACCTGTACGTCGAGCACGACCCGGCGGCGGACCGGCTGGTGCTGCGCTCGCGCCGCCTGCGGCGGGAGGTGGTGCCGCTCTACCTGGGCTACCTCGTCCCGATGGTGCTGCCCGAGATCCCCCGCACCCTGCTGCTGTTCTCCCCCACCTCGCGGGTCACCCCGGACGCCTGGCGCGGGGTGCCGGCCGGCCCGGCGGACGGCGGGGTGACCCACCGCCCGCGCCTGCGGCACGGCAGCCTCGTGCTGCACCGGCGGTCCTGGAGCGCCGGCCCGGGGGCGCTGCCCGAGCCGCGGCCGGGCGAGGGCGAGGCGGCCCGCTACCTGGCCTGGCAGCGGTGGCGGCGCCGGCACGCGCTGCCCGCCCAGGTGTTCGCCAGGGTCCGCCCGGAGCCCGGGCCCGGCGGCGCCGCCGGCTGGCAGGGCGCCACCAAGCCCCAGTACGTCGACTTCGACAGCCCGTTGTCGCTGACCGCCCTGGACGCCCTGCTCGCGGGCGGCCCGGCCCGAGTGGTGCTGGAGGAGATGCTGCCCGGCGAGCAGGCCCTGCACGTCCGCTCCCCGCTCGGCCGGCACGTCGCCGAGCTGGCCGTGGAGACCGTCCCCCGCGCGGCGGCCGCCGCCGCGCCCGAGCAGCAGGGAGCGCACGGCCATGACTGA
- a CDS encoding lantibiotic dehydratase C-terminal domain-containing protein: MTDPTASHAGPGPAPGDWLAFHVFYAASPRPLLLECVRPLTEELARDGLLAGWFFINYWLEGPHLRLRLRPSSPAATEAVRARAEQAIAGFLRRRPALYEVKGGFLAELYNTLFELEYPETERGRLLGEDGRMRLRANNTFSAEPYEPEYGKYGGPAGIALAEWHFQRSSDLVVEAARTMNVHLRTVVLGLSAQLMMTMSGCFLAEDEALLSFLDRYHAFWNGAFAGTNYTAQDGYDRAWTAMDATLPQRFRMIRAAVADGAPQRLPSVLRGWAEHCLELRERVLDLTGRGELVFRSWDGTRDLPVGDPAESLPMLLSPYLHMTNNRLSVTVRDEAYLSYVLGRALREPHPAAAP; encoded by the coding sequence ATGACTGACCCCACCGCATCGCACGCCGGTCCCGGGCCCGCCCCCGGCGACTGGCTGGCCTTCCACGTCTTCTACGCCGCGAGCCCGCGCCCGCTGCTGCTGGAGTGCGTCCGCCCGCTGACCGAGGAGCTGGCCCGCGACGGCCTGCTGGCGGGCTGGTTCTTCATCAACTACTGGCTGGAGGGCCCGCACCTGCGGCTGCGGCTACGGCCCTCCTCCCCCGCCGCGACCGAGGCGGTGCGGGCGCGCGCCGAGCAGGCGATCGCCGGATTCCTGCGCCGGCGACCGGCGTTGTACGAGGTCAAGGGCGGATTCCTGGCCGAGCTGTACAACACCCTCTTCGAGCTGGAGTACCCGGAGACGGAGCGCGGGCGGCTGCTCGGCGAGGACGGCCGGATGCGGCTGCGGGCCAACAACACCTTCAGCGCCGAGCCGTACGAGCCGGAGTACGGCAAGTACGGCGGTCCGGCCGGGATCGCGCTCGCCGAATGGCACTTCCAGCGCTCCAGCGACCTGGTGGTCGAGGCGGCCCGCACGATGAACGTGCACCTGCGCACGGTGGTCCTTGGGCTGTCCGCCCAGCTGATGATGACCATGTCCGGCTGCTTCCTGGCCGAGGACGAGGCACTGCTCTCCTTCCTGGACCGCTACCACGCCTTCTGGAACGGCGCGTTCGCCGGTACCAACTACACCGCCCAGGACGGCTACGACCGGGCCTGGACCGCGATGGACGCCACCCTGCCGCAGCGCTTCCGGATGATCCGGGCCGCCGTCGCGGACGGCGCGCCGCAGCGGCTGCCGAGCGTCCTGCGCGGCTGGGCGGAGCACTGCCTGGAGCTGCGCGAACGGGTGCTGGACCTGACCGGGCGCGGCGAACTGGTCTTCCGCTCCTGGGACGGCACCCGGGACCTCCCGGTCGGCGATCCGGCCGAGTCCCTCCCGATGCTGCTCTCGCCCTACCTGCACATGACCAACAACCGGCTGTCGGTGACCGTCCGGGACGAGGCCTACCTCAGCTACGTCCTCGGCCGCGCGCTGCGCGAACCGCACCCGGCGGCGGCGCCGTGA
- a CDS encoding M50 family metallopeptidase — translation MSDRDLLTLRPRIKPGVRISGALRRGTGTIHLIRDPDGDRRLEVGVKEHFIIVRLDGTRSLDEIGEEYARHFRLRLGGAQWQQMLGLLYGRGLLAGHAPAAAPAPSHAPAHGPGPRRRSTLLTGSVRLVADPPALLDRIHRATGSVRRPLALLPLSVLVPALLAGIAARLGQLVDEAARLTHQPVALAAVGAVLWVSLALHELAHGLAGRAFGGRTTEIGLRRWLLMTYLYCEMEDVRFFPRRRQQVATAGAGVLTNLVLLLPCYPLWALLPDRAQARPFLAGLLLFGTVMALANLLPLPPLDGYKMLGYALGHVQLATDSRTFAVLLARAAVRRGRPAALAGYSGRLRLVLGGYALLCAGLAALALAATGPLCRRLLPDRWAGAAGWAPVLLAGCASALWAVGMLARAARGRRGGAP, via the coding sequence GTGAGCGACCGGGACCTGCTCACGCTGAGACCGCGGATCAAGCCGGGGGTGCGGATCAGCGGCGCCCTGCGGCGCGGCACCGGCACGATCCACCTGATCCGCGACCCGGACGGCGACCGGCGGCTGGAGGTCGGGGTGAAGGAGCACTTCATCATCGTCCGGCTCGACGGCACCCGGTCGCTCGACGAGATCGGCGAGGAGTACGCGCGGCACTTCCGGCTGCGCCTGGGCGGTGCCCAGTGGCAGCAGATGCTGGGCCTGCTGTACGGGCGCGGGCTGCTGGCCGGCCACGCCCCCGCAGCCGCCCCCGCGCCCTCGCACGCGCCCGCCCACGGGCCCGGGCCCCGGCGCCGCTCGACGCTGCTCACCGGCAGCGTCCGGCTGGTCGCCGACCCGCCGGCCCTGCTCGACCGGATCCACCGCGCCACCGGTTCCGTCCGTCGCCCGCTCGCCCTGCTCCCGCTGTCGGTGCTGGTCCCGGCCCTGCTGGCGGGCATCGCCGCCCGGCTCGGGCAGCTCGTCGACGAAGCGGCCCGGCTCACCCACCAGCCGGTGGCCCTGGCGGCCGTCGGCGCGGTGCTCTGGGTGAGCCTCGCCCTGCACGAGCTGGCGCACGGCCTGGCCGGGCGGGCCTTCGGGGGCCGGACCACCGAGATCGGGCTGCGCCGGTGGCTGCTGATGACGTACCTGTACTGCGAGATGGAGGACGTCCGGTTCTTCCCGCGCCGCCGGCAGCAGGTCGCCACGGCGGGCGCGGGGGTGCTGACGAACCTGGTCCTGCTGCTGCCGTGCTACCCGCTCTGGGCGCTGCTCCCGGACCGGGCCCAGGCCCGGCCGTTCCTGGCCGGGCTGCTGCTGTTCGGCACCGTGATGGCGCTCGCCAACCTGCTGCCGCTGCCGCCGCTGGACGGCTACAAGATGCTCGGGTACGCCCTGGGGCACGTCCAGCTCGCCACCGACAGCCGGACGTTCGCCGTCCTGCTGGCCCGGGCGGCCGTCCGGCGGGGCCGGCCGGCGGCACTCGCCGGGTACTCCGGCCGGCTGCGGCTGGTGCTCGGCGGCTACGCGCTGCTCTGCGCCGGACTGGCCGCCCTGGCCCTGGCCGCCACCGGCCCGCTCTGCCGCCGTCTGCTGCCGGACCGCTGGGCCGGCGCGGCGGGCTGGGCGCCCGTCCTGCTGGCCGGCTGCGCGTCGGCGCTCTGGGCGGTGGGCATGCTCGCCAGGGCCGCCCGCGGCCGGCGCGGCGGCGCGCCGTGA
- a CDS encoding ABC transporter ATP-binding protein encodes MSSARSTPDTAGPPAPAVLLEGVSKSYGEVRALDGVSLTVRQGEFFGILGPNGAGKSTLVEIMVGMRRPDAGTVSVLGGSPWPRDTALLRRIGVQTQASAFFTRLTAGEHLATVAALYGLDRAAAGRALDQVDLADRARTRVDDLSGGQRQRLALATALIHRPDLIFLDEPTAALDPQARRSLWEVLRSLRGEGRTIVCTTHHLDEAEALCDRVAIVARGALLALDSPGSLVRSLAAPARLLVPADRLSVAQAEGLDGVDRVTVEGGEVVIETRAANRVLVAVGDLVGIETVQTRTATLEDAYLRLTGSEQHG; translated from the coding sequence ATGAGTTCCGCGCGCAGCACACCGGACACGGCCGGCCCACCCGCCCCCGCCGTCCTGCTCGAAGGGGTGAGCAAGTCCTACGGCGAGGTACGGGCCCTGGACGGCGTCTCGCTGACGGTCCGGCAGGGGGAGTTCTTCGGCATCCTCGGCCCCAACGGCGCGGGCAAGAGCACCCTGGTGGAGATCATGGTGGGGATGCGCCGGCCGGACGCGGGCACGGTGAGCGTCCTCGGCGGCAGCCCCTGGCCGCGGGACACCGCGCTGCTGCGCCGGATCGGCGTGCAGACCCAGGCCTCTGCCTTCTTCACCCGGCTGACCGCCGGCGAGCACCTGGCCACCGTCGCCGCCCTCTACGGCCTCGACCGGGCTGCCGCCGGTCGGGCCCTGGATCAGGTCGACCTGGCGGACCGCGCCCGGACCAGGGTCGACGACCTGTCCGGCGGCCAGCGCCAGCGCCTGGCGCTGGCCACCGCGCTGATCCACCGCCCCGACCTGATCTTCCTGGACGAGCCCACCGCGGCGCTCGACCCGCAGGCCCGGCGCTCGCTCTGGGAGGTGCTGCGCTCGCTGCGCGGCGAGGGCCGCACGATCGTCTGCACCACCCACCACCTGGACGAGGCCGAGGCGTTGTGCGACCGGGTGGCGATCGTCGCGCGCGGCGCCCTGCTGGCGCTGGACAGCCCCGGCAGCCTGGTCAGGTCGCTGGCCGCCCCGGCCCGGCTGCTCGTCCCCGCGGACCGGCTCTCGGTCGCGCAGGCCGAGGGACTCGACGGGGTGGACCGGGTCACCGTGGAGGGCGGTGAGGTGGTGATCGAGACCAGGGCCGCCAACCGGGTGCTGGTGGCGGTGGGCGACCTGGTCGGCATCGAGACGGTCCAGACCCGGACCGCCACCCTGGAGGACGCCTACCTCCGGCTGACCGGATCGGAGCAGCACGGATGA
- a CDS encoding ABC transporter permease, producing MSAYAAMTRATYLAYVRDRTSVFFTFAFPLLFLVVFGLLFRGQTVNGGLAYINYIAPGVLAWGIGNAALFGVAFTLMHWRRDDLLRLVWRTPTPLPTVLASRYAVALGTGLVQAVLFTAVALLPVFGLHLAASWPAALPVLLLGVTAFVAVGLVVGGLANTPEAVAAIANCVMVPMAFLSGAFYPIDLMPGWLQAFSRVLPLRWFVDGVTDALAGRGGLLGPATDCLALAVFAGLFALLAARTFRWSNRT from the coding sequence ATGAGCGCCTACGCCGCGATGACCCGGGCCACCTACCTGGCCTACGTCCGGGACCGCACCTCGGTCTTCTTCACCTTCGCCTTCCCGCTGCTCTTCCTGGTCGTGTTCGGGCTGCTGTTCCGCGGCCAGACGGTCAACGGCGGTCTGGCGTACATCAATTACATCGCACCGGGCGTGCTCGCCTGGGGCATCGGCAACGCCGCGCTGTTCGGCGTCGCCTTCACCCTCATGCACTGGCGCCGCGACGACCTGCTGCGGCTGGTCTGGCGGACCCCGACGCCGCTGCCCACGGTGCTGGCCTCCCGCTACGCGGTGGCGCTGGGCACCGGGCTGGTCCAGGCCGTGCTGTTCACCGCGGTGGCGCTGCTGCCGGTGTTCGGCCTGCACCTCGCCGCCTCCTGGCCGGCGGCGCTCCCGGTGCTGCTGCTCGGCGTCACCGCCTTCGTGGCGGTCGGCCTGGTGGTGGGCGGCCTGGCGAACACCCCGGAGGCGGTGGCGGCGATCGCCAACTGCGTGATGGTGCCGATGGCCTTCCTCTCCGGCGCCTTCTACCCCATCGACCTGATGCCGGGCTGGCTGCAGGCCTTCTCCCGGGTACTGCCGCTGCGCTGGTTCGTCGACGGGGTGACCGACGCCCTCGCCGGGCGCGGCGGCCTGCTGGGGCCGGCGACGGACTGCCTCGCCCTGGCGGTGTTCGCCGGGCTGTTCGCGCTGCTGGCCGCCCGGACCTTCCGTTGGAGCAACCGGACATGA
- a CDS encoding TOMM precursor leader peptide-binding protein, with protein sequence MTTDALPLEAARSGLARALAARAAGAGLPAPEVAALGNRDALGPEPAAQAGPRSAATVHLTSSAVLVGPWGGAPDSPAACGSCLAMRWQRLRSRTEREALEAGLGSTAVDPGWPRPTSWVTDAVWSLCLLVLGPGAPPSDLPRVSRLDLETLRVTTVPLLAEPLCPVCAATGAGAGEGAVEGPVLPLLSRPKPGPDGYRLRPPGSYALPAEALANPVCGVLGAGTWPDVTSPTTAPVAGSVFMRGYAGLTDVTWSGQANSFRASRDLAFLEGLERYAGTHRRRGGAMLVDSYRNLAGAALDPRECGLYAPRTYREDPMVSPFDPDRPIPWVRGYSLRDARPVLVPARLCYYSAGLAADNFVFECSNGCAIGSCLEEAVLFGLLELIERDAFLLGWYGGARLTEIDLDSCGGGALRAMVDRAALQGYEVHAFDNRVDLAVPVVTGLAVRRDGGPGTLAFAAGAGFDPGQAVESALSEILTYLPHLPGQVRERPAELAAMAEDFGLVRRLPDHAALFGLPQMARYAGSYLEPAAVRSLDEVYEGWAKARPRSSDLLDDLLFCRDELVGAGFDVIVVDQTSPEQLRLGLRTVCTIVPGLLPIDFGWSRQRALGMPRLRTALRRGGLRGSDLADGDLRLVPHPFP encoded by the coding sequence ATGACCACTGACGCCCTGCCCCTGGAGGCCGCCCGCTCGGGGCTGGCCCGCGCACTGGCCGCCCGGGCCGCCGGCGCCGGACTGCCCGCCCCCGAGGTCGCCGCCCTCGGCAACCGGGACGCCCTGGGGCCGGAGCCGGCCGCCCAGGCCGGGCCGCGCTCGGCCGCCACCGTCCACCTGACCTCGTCCGCGGTGCTGGTCGGCCCGTGGGGCGGCGCACCGGACTCCCCGGCCGCCTGCGGCAGTTGCCTGGCGATGCGGTGGCAGCGGCTGCGCAGCCGGACCGAACGCGAGGCCCTGGAGGCGGGGCTCGGCAGCACGGCGGTGGACCCGGGCTGGCCGCGGCCGACCTCGTGGGTGACGGACGCCGTCTGGTCGCTCTGCCTGCTGGTGCTGGGGCCCGGCGCGCCGCCCTCGGACCTCCCCCGGGTGAGCCGGCTGGACCTGGAGACCCTCCGGGTGACGACGGTGCCGCTGCTCGCCGAACCGCTCTGCCCGGTCTGCGCCGCGACCGGCGCGGGGGCCGGCGAGGGGGCCGTCGAGGGCCCGGTGCTGCCGCTGCTGTCACGGCCGAAGCCCGGCCCGGACGGGTACCGGCTGCGTCCGCCCGGCTCCTACGCGCTGCCCGCCGAGGCGCTGGCGAACCCGGTCTGCGGGGTGCTCGGCGCGGGCACCTGGCCGGACGTCACCTCGCCGACCACGGCGCCGGTGGCCGGCAGCGTCTTCATGCGCGGGTACGCCGGGCTGACCGACGTGACCTGGAGCGGTCAGGCCAACTCGTTCCGGGCCAGCCGTGACCTGGCCTTCCTGGAGGGCCTGGAGCGCTATGCCGGGACGCACCGGCGCCGCGGCGGCGCGATGCTCGTCGACTCGTACCGCAACCTGGCCGGCGCGGCCCTGGACCCGCGCGAGTGCGGCCTGTACGCACCGCGGACCTACCGCGAGGACCCGATGGTGAGCCCCTTCGACCCGGACCGCCCGATCCCCTGGGTGCGCGGGTACTCGCTGCGGGACGCGCGCCCGGTGCTGGTGCCGGCCAGGCTCTGCTACTACAGCGCGGGGCTGGCCGCCGACAACTTCGTCTTCGAGTGCTCCAACGGCTGCGCGATCGGCAGCTGCCTGGAGGAGGCGGTGCTGTTCGGGCTGCTGGAGCTGATCGAGCGGGACGCCTTCCTGCTCGGCTGGTACGGCGGCGCCCGGCTGACCGAGATCGACCTGGACTCCTGCGGCGGGGGCGCGCTGCGGGCGATGGTCGACCGGGCGGCCCTGCAGGGGTACGAGGTGCACGCCTTCGACAACCGGGTGGACCTCGCGGTGCCGGTGGTGACCGGCCTGGCGGTGCGCCGGGACGGCGGGCCGGGGACGCTGGCCTTCGCGGCCGGCGCCGGCTTCGACCCCGGGCAGGCGGTGGAGTCCGCGCTGTCCGAGATCCTCACCTACCTCCCGCACCTGCCCGGCCAGGTCCGCGAGCGCCCGGCCGAACTCGCCGCGATGGCGGAGGACTTCGGCCTGGTCCGCCGGCTGCCGGACCACGCGGCGCTGTTCGGCCTGCCGCAGATGGCGCGGTACGCCGGGAGCTACCTGGAGCCCGCGGCCGTCCGGTCGCTGGACGAGGTGTACGAGGGCTGGGCGAAGGCCCGGCCGCGCTCCTCGGACCTGCTGGACGACCTGCTGTTCTGCCGGGACGAGCTGGTCGGGGCCGGCTTCGACGTCATCGTGGTCGACCAGACCTCGCCGGAGCAGTTGCGGCTCGGACTGCGGACGGTGTGCACGATCGTCCCCGGCCTGCTGCCGATCGACTTCGGCTGGTCACGCCAGCGCGCGCTGGGGATGCCGCGGCTGCGGACCGCGCTGAGGCGCGGCGGCCTGCGGGGGTCGGACCTGGCCGACGGCGACCTGCGGCTGGTGCCGCACCCCTTCCCGTGA
- a CDS encoding thiazolylpeptide-type bacteriocin, with protein sequence MAANTTPDTNLASLAQEILNLESETFEISDYSDASEVMLGSSTSCSSTSTCSSTTSTTSCTA encoded by the coding sequence ATGGCGGCGAACACCACCCCCGACACCAACCTGGCATCCCTCGCGCAGGAGATCCTCAACCTGGAGTCGGAGACCTTCGAGATCAGCGACTACTCGGACGCCAGCGAGGTCATGCTGGGCTCCTCCACCAGCTGCTCCTCCACCAGCACCTGCTCCAGCACCACCAGCACCACCAGCTGCACCGCCTGA